One segment of Leptodactylus fuscus isolate aLepFus1 chromosome 7, aLepFus1.hap2, whole genome shotgun sequence DNA contains the following:
- the LOC142214413 gene encoding vomeronasal type-2 receptor 26-like, with amino-acid sequence MTLGYHIYDSCSDPRKAIKNVLQMLSGPGATVPNYSCRQNWRLAGFIGDQSSTTTLPISLLLAAYSYPVISYGATDLLLGDRNYFPHFFRTIQNDYQIFHNLCKLLKHFGWNWIGIITSSNESGERESTLLTRFLTYYQICIAFIIPNTVKTSLNTFAGYEVINTFSVKVIILCGTYHDLVFEPALGKWLHNVTMILTPSWELNIVLIEKYPEIFNGSLTLGAFSKHSRTLKHFIDGFYPLNYPEDTVLENLWMTEYHCASGKKAKDRVFENIYAISLHNCTGRERMKDTWNYQHDKIFDPVFNAVFFMVNALHLIHNTQVNRSRTDSSYRFQVRHALKHLNLFGNLIFSVYGEIEQVYQIHNHVIVNKTLFSNIVGYVSPEISDTPDMPNFYINESLIKWKTINNEIPKAQCTKSCEPGSRKVAGKSIYYCCYECIQCSEGEISNKSDNEKCERCPVHEWPNENKTLCVPKLIEFLSYSDDVISVIILSGSMLLLTLTAVVLGIFIMYQDTPIVRANNKNLSFVLLVSIMLSFLCVFLFLGRPVDITCMLRQISAGILLSVSISSLLAKTIMVCIAFKATKPGSVWRRWTGVKLPNSVLLICSSVQVVLCMSWVTLSPPFQELDTHSYKEKTVVQCNEGSDLWFYSVLGYMGILAAISFIIAFLVRTLPDSFNEAKYITFSMLVFCSVWIAMIPAYLSTKGKYMVAVEIFAILTSNAGLLGCIFIHKCYIILLKPELNTRKHLLEPKNTVSHQ; translated from the exons ATGACTCTGGGGTATCACATTTACGACTCGTGTTCCGATCCTCGAAAAGCAATCAAAAATGTATTACAGATGTTATCAGGACCCGGGGCAACCGTCCCTAACTATTCCTGCAGACAGAACTGGAGATTAGCTGGGTTTATTGGGGACCAGAGCTCAACCACAACTTTACCCATATCCCTACTATTGGCAGCGTATAGCTATCCGGTG ATCAGTTACGGAGCTACAGACTTGCTCTTGGGTGACCGAAattattttccccattttttcCGGACAATTCAAAATGATTACCAAATTTTTCATAATTTATGTAAACTTCTCAAGCACTTCGGATGGAACTGGATTGGAATCATCACATCTAGTAATGAAAGCGGAGAGAGAGAATCCACTTTGTTGACTCGATTTCTGACGTACTATCAGATTTGTATAGCTTTTATCATCCCAAATACTGTGAAAACTTCACTGAATACGTTTGCTGGTTATGAAGTGATTAATACATTTTCAGTGAAGGTGATTATACTTTGCGGGACCTACCATGATCTCGTGTTCGAACCTGCCTTAGGCAAATGGCTCCATAATGTCACAATGATCTTAACTCCTTCCTGGGAGCTTAATATTGTCCTCATTGAGAAGTATCCAGAGATCTTCAATGGAAGTTTGACCCTGGGTGCGTTCTCAAAGCACAGTAGAACACTCAAGCACTTCATTGATGGCTTCTACCCTCTAAACTATCCAGAAGATACGGTCCTTGAGAATTTATGGATGACAGAATACCACTGTGCATCGGGGAAAAAAGCAAAAGATAGAGTGTTTGAAAATATTTATGCAATATCCCTTCACAATTGTACAGGACGGGAACGTATGAAGGATACTTGGAATTATCAGCATGATAAAATTTTTGATCCGGTATTCAATGCAGTGTTCTTTATGGTCAACGCCCTGCATCTAATACACAATACACAAGTCAACCGGTCAAGAACAGACTCATCCTATCGATTCCAG GTACGTCATGCTTTGAAACATCTGAATTTGTTTGGTAATCTCATTTTCTCGGTGTATGGAGAAATTGAACAAGTTTACCAAATTCATAATCACGTTATAGTTAACAAAACATTGTTCTCGAATATTGTTGGCTACGTTTCACCTGAAATTTCAGATACGCCGGACATGCCAAACTTCTATATCAACGAAAGTTTAATAAAGTGGAAAACCATCAACAATGAG ATACCAAAGGCCCAATGTACAAAAAGTTGTGAACCAGGAAGTAGGAAAGTCGCCGGCAAGTCAATATATTATTGTTGCTATGAGTGTATTCAGTGTTCTGAAGGAGAAATATCCAACAAGTCTG ACAATGAAAAGTGTGAGAGATGTCCCGTCCATGAATGGCCCAATGAGAACAAGACTCTATGTGTTCCCAAACTGATAGAATTTCTCTCTTACTCTGATGATGTGATATCAGTGATCATCCTATCAGGGTCCATGTTACTTCTTACATTGACGGCAGTCGTATTGGGGATCTTTATTATGTATCAAGATACCCCAATTGTGAGAGCGAATAACAAGAACCTGAGCTTtgtcctcctggtctccatcatgTTGAgcttcctctgtgtcttcttgTTCCTTGGTCGTCCTGTGGATATAACCTGCATGTTACGTCAGATCTCTGCTGGAATATTACTCTCAGTATCCATCTCTTCATTGTTGGCCAAGACCATCATGGTTTGCATTGCATTCAAAGCCACCAAGCCTGGAAGTGTGTGGAGAAGATGGACTGGGGtaaaactccctaatagtgtgctCCTGATCTGCTCCTCTGTCCAGGTTGTCCTCTGTATGAGTTGGGTGACCCTCTCTCCTCCCTTCCAGGAGCTGGACACACATTCTTataaggagaagactgtagtccAGTGTAATGAAGGGTCAGATCTTTGGTTCTACTCTGTCCTGGGTTATATGGGGATTCTGGCCGCCATTAGTTTTATTATAGCTTTCTTAGTcaggacattaccggacagttttaatgaggccaagtacatcaccttcagcatgctggtgttctgtagtgtctggatagccatgatcccggcttatctcAGCACCAAAGGCaaatacatggtggccgtggagatatttgccATCCTGACCTCTAATGCTGGACTGCTGGGCTGTATATTtatccataaatgttatattatactgCTGAAGCCTGAACTAAATACAAGAAAACATTTACTAGAACCTAAGAATACTGTGTCCCACCAGTGA